The following proteins are co-located in the Carassius gibelio isolate Cgi1373 ecotype wild population from Czech Republic chromosome A9, carGib1.2-hapl.c, whole genome shotgun sequence genome:
- the LOC128020204 gene encoding serine/arginine repetitive matrix protein 2 isoform X28: MPDESKKTHDSSFLYLITVINKSLHLSNPQAIMSQGLRRAPKKKNYADYIQDISSSDYLIPSPPPPQNYRGICTFPEPPKKYDTASKPSTASVPKNKKGNKPMKRVHSKMDPAEIFSEDLFSTPPTTNPCAMSPLDDHEMSTQSSCQQTPQRLSPIIELSTPHSMDSTRIDTPKRTKQAFRGRFSDLPICTSTPAFRTERQSRTPQSRISHASRTERQSRSPQVRNPQASRTERQSRTPQSRISQASRTERQSRSPQVRNPQASRTERQSMTPQSRISQASRTERQSRSPQVRNPQASRTERQSRSPQVRNPQASRTERQSRSPQVRNPQASRTERQSRTPQSRISQASRTERQSRSPQVRNPQASRTERQSMTPQSRISQASRTERQSGSPQVRNPQEKKDRFPMTDKRFQKKVLTQLLEIKDELRRIGKIVEPETGFHMSTLGTEDEFEYLERQLESGNTRAAMVTQLCKIGGKNFKDSTRRMLDSVLKNSLMSTFNMKGGGPLQKKSFQSTALFSVIRDAVMTSFPSATELEIKTAISNHFKQAPGRAGGGGYGSKVNS; encoded by the exons ATGCCAGATGAATCTAAAAAAACTCATGACTCATCATTCTTGTATTTGATTACCGTTATTAATAAGTCTTTACATTTGTCCAATCCACAGGCCATTATGTCTCAAGGACTGAGGCGtgcaccaaaaaagaaaaattatgcaGACTACATCCAAG ATATCAGCTCATCAGACTACTTGAtcccatcaccaccaccaccacagaaCTACCGAGGta TTTGTACTTTCCCTGAGCCACCCAAAAAATATGATACGGCCTCCAAACCTAGCACTGCCTCAG TACCAAAAAATAAGAAGGGAAATAAGCCGATGAAGAGGGTCCATTCAAAAATGG ATCCAGCAGAAATCTTTTCTGAGGACCTTTTTTCAACTCCACCTACTACAAATCCTT GTGCTATGAGTCCATTGGATGACCACGAAATGTCTACACAATCAA gttgtCAACAAACTCCACAACGCCTCTCTCCAATTATTGAACTAA GCACTCCACACTCCATGGACTCAACTAGAATTGATACGCCAAAAA gGACTAAGCAGGCATTCAGGGGTCGTTTTTCGGATTTACCAATATGCACCTCAACCCCAG CTTTCAGGACAGAGCGCCAATCCAGGACTCCTCAAAGCAGAATTTCCCATG cttccaggaCTGAGCGCCAATCCAGAAGTCCTCAAGTCAGAAACCCACAAG cttccaggaCTGAGCGCCAATCCAGGACTCCTCAAAGCAGAATTTCCCAAG CTTCCAGGACTGAGCGCCAATCCAGAAGTCCTCAAGTCAGAAACCCACAAG CTTCCAGGACTGAGCGCCAATCCATGACTCCTCAAAGCAGAATTTCCCAAG cttccaggaCTGAGCGCCAATCCAGAAGTCCTCAAGTCAGAAACCCACAAG cttccaggaCTGAGCGCCAATCCAGAAGTCCTCAAGTCAGAAACCCACAAG cttccaggaCTGAGCGCCAATCCAGAAGTCCTCAAGTCAGAAACCCACAAG CTTCCAGGACTGAGCGCCAATCCAGGACTCCTCAAAGCAGAATTTCCCAAG cttccaggaCTGAGCGCCAATCCAGAAGTCCTCAAGTCAGAAACCCACAAG CTTCCAGGACTGAGCGCCAATCCATGACTCCTCAAAGCAGAATTTCCCAAG cttccaggaCTGAGCGCCAATCTGGAAGTCCTCAAGTCAGAAACCCACAAG aaaagaaAGACAGGTTTCCAATGACAGACAAAA GATTTCAAAAAAAGGTTTTGACACAACTTTTAGAAATAAAAGATGAACTGCGAAGAATAGGGAAAATTGTGGAACCAGAAACTGGGTTCCACATGTCAACCTTGGGCACTGAAGATGAGTTCGAGTACTTAGAGAGGCAGCTTGAAAGTGGGAATACACGGGCAGCAATG GTGACACAGTTGTGTAAAATTGGAGGAAAAAACTTCAAAGACAGTACAAGAAGAATGCTGGACAG TGTTTTAAAAAATTCCCTGATGTCTACATTCAACATGAAAGGAGGAGGTCCACTACAGAAGAAGTCCTTTCAATCAACTGCCTTATTCTCAGTCATCAGAG ACGCAGTGATGACTAGCTTTCCATCAGCTACGGAATTGGAAATAAAAACTGCAATTTCAAATCATTTCAAACAAGCACCAGGGAGGGCAGGGGGTGGGGGTTATGGGTCTAAAGTCAACAGTTAA
- the LOC128020204 gene encoding serine/arginine repetitive matrix protein 2 isoform X5 — MPDESKKTHDSSFLYLITVINKSLHLSNPQAIMSQGLRRAPKKKNYADYIQDISSSDYLIPSPPPPQNYRGICTFPEPPKKYDTASKPSTASVPKNKKGNKPMKRVHSKMDPAEIFSEDLFSTPPTTNPCAMSPLDDHEMSTQSSCQQTPQRLSPIIELSTPHSMDSTRIDTPKRTKQAFRGRFSDLPICTSTPAFRTERQSRTPQSRISHASRTERQSRSPQVRNPQASRTERQSRTPQSRISQASRTERQSRSPQVINPQASRTERQSRSPQVINPQASRTERQSRSPQVRNPQASRTERQSMTPQSRISQASRTERQSRSPQVRNPQASRTERQSRSPQVRNPQASRTERQSRSPQVRNPQASRTERQSRTPQSRISQASRTERQSRSPQVRNPQASRTERQSMTPQSRISQASRTERQSGSPQVRNPQEKKDRFPMTDKRFQKKVLTQLLEIKDELRRIGKIVEPETGFHMSTLGTEDEFEYLERQLESGNTRAAMVTQLCKIGGKNFKDSTRRMLDSVLKNSLMSTFNMKGGGPLQKKSFQSTALFSVIRDAVMTSFPSATELEIKTAISNHFKQAPGRAGGGGYGSKVNS; from the exons ATGCCAGATGAATCTAAAAAAACTCATGACTCATCATTCTTGTATTTGATTACCGTTATTAATAAGTCTTTACATTTGTCCAATCCACAGGCCATTATGTCTCAAGGACTGAGGCGtgcaccaaaaaagaaaaattatgcaGACTACATCCAAG ATATCAGCTCATCAGACTACTTGAtcccatcaccaccaccaccacagaaCTACCGAGGta TTTGTACTTTCCCTGAGCCACCCAAAAAATATGATACGGCCTCCAAACCTAGCACTGCCTCAG TACCAAAAAATAAGAAGGGAAATAAGCCGATGAAGAGGGTCCATTCAAAAATGG ATCCAGCAGAAATCTTTTCTGAGGACCTTTTTTCAACTCCACCTACTACAAATCCTT GTGCTATGAGTCCATTGGATGACCACGAAATGTCTACACAATCAA gttgtCAACAAACTCCACAACGCCTCTCTCCAATTATTGAACTAA GCACTCCACACTCCATGGACTCAACTAGAATTGATACGCCAAAAA gGACTAAGCAGGCATTCAGGGGTCGTTTTTCGGATTTACCAATATGCACCTCAACCCCAG CTTTCAGGACAGAGCGCCAATCCAGGACTCCTCAAAGCAGAATTTCCCATG cttccaggaCTGAGCGCCAATCCAGAAGTCCTCAAGTCAGAAACCCACAAG cttccaggactgagcgccaatccaggactcctcaaagcagaatttcccaag cttccaggaCTGAGCGCCAATCCAGAAGTCCTCAAGTCATAAACCCACAAG cttccaggaCTGAGCGCCAATCCAGAAGTCCTCAAGTCATAAACCCACAAG CTTCCAGGACTGAGCGCCAATCCAGAAGTCCTCAAGTCAGAAACCCACAAG CTTCCAGGACTGAGCGCCAATCCATGACTCCTCAAAGCAGAATTTCCCAAG cttccaggaCTGAGCGCCAATCCAGAAGTCCTCAAGTCAGAAACCCACAAG cttccaggaCTGAGCGCCAATCCAGAAGTCCTCAAGTCAGAAACCCACAAG cttccaggaCTGAGCGCCAATCCAGAAGTCCTCAAGTCAGAAACCCACAAG CTTCCAGGACTGAGCGCCAATCCAGGACTCCTCAAAGCAGAATTTCCCAAG cttccaggaCTGAGCGCCAATCCAGAAGTCCTCAAGTCAGAAACCCACAAG CTTCCAGGACTGAGCGCCAATCCATGACTCCTCAAAGCAGAATTTCCCAAG cttccaggaCTGAGCGCCAATCTGGAAGTCCTCAAGTCAGAAACCCACAAG aaaagaaAGACAGGTTTCCAATGACAGACAAAA GATTTCAAAAAAAGGTTTTGACACAACTTTTAGAAATAAAAGATGAACTGCGAAGAATAGGGAAAATTGTGGAACCAGAAACTGGGTTCCACATGTCAACCTTGGGCACTGAAGATGAGTTCGAGTACTTAGAGAGGCAGCTTGAAAGTGGGAATACACGGGCAGCAATG GTGACACAGTTGTGTAAAATTGGAGGAAAAAACTTCAAAGACAGTACAAGAAGAATGCTGGACAG TGTTTTAAAAAATTCCCTGATGTCTACATTCAACATGAAAGGAGGAGGTCCACTACAGAAGAAGTCCTTTCAATCAACTGCCTTATTCTCAGTCATCAGAG ACGCAGTGATGACTAGCTTTCCATCAGCTACGGAATTGGAAATAAAAACTGCAATTTCAAATCATTTCAAACAAGCACCAGGGAGGGCAGGGGGTGGGGGTTATGGGTCTAAAGTCAACAGTTAA
- the LOC128020204 gene encoding serine/arginine repetitive matrix protein 2 isoform X32 produces MPDESKKTHDSSFLYLITVINKSLHLSNPQAIMSQGLRRAPKKKNYADYIQDISSSDYLIPSPPPPQNYRGICTFPEPPKKYDTASKPSTASVPKNKKGNKPMKRVHSKMDPAEIFSEDLFSTPPTTNPCAMSPLDDHEMSTQSSCQQTPQRLSPIIELSTPHSMDSTRIDTPKRTKQAFRGRFSDLPICTSTPAFRTERQSRTPQSRISHASRTERQSRSPQVRNPQASRTERQSRTPQSRISQASRTERQSRSPQVRNPQASRTERQSMTPQSRISQASRTERQSRSPQVRNPQASRTERQSRSPQVRNPQASRTERQSRTPQSRISQASRTERQSRSPQVRNPQASRTERQSMTPQSRISQASRTERQSGSPQVRNPQEKKDRFPMTDKRFQKKVLTQLLEIKDELRRIGKIVEPETGFHMSTLGTEDEFEYLERQLESGNTRAAMVTQLCKIGGKNFKDSTRRMLDSVLKNSLMSTFNMKGGGPLQKKSFQSTALFSVIRDAVMTSFPSATELEIKTAISNHFKQAPGRAGGGGYGSKVNS; encoded by the exons ATGCCAGATGAATCTAAAAAAACTCATGACTCATCATTCTTGTATTTGATTACCGTTATTAATAAGTCTTTACATTTGTCCAATCCACAGGCCATTATGTCTCAAGGACTGAGGCGtgcaccaaaaaagaaaaattatgcaGACTACATCCAAG ATATCAGCTCATCAGACTACTTGAtcccatcaccaccaccaccacagaaCTACCGAGGta TTTGTACTTTCCCTGAGCCACCCAAAAAATATGATACGGCCTCCAAACCTAGCACTGCCTCAG TACCAAAAAATAAGAAGGGAAATAAGCCGATGAAGAGGGTCCATTCAAAAATGG ATCCAGCAGAAATCTTTTCTGAGGACCTTTTTTCAACTCCACCTACTACAAATCCTT GTGCTATGAGTCCATTGGATGACCACGAAATGTCTACACAATCAA gttgtCAACAAACTCCACAACGCCTCTCTCCAATTATTGAACTAA GCACTCCACACTCCATGGACTCAACTAGAATTGATACGCCAAAAA gGACTAAGCAGGCATTCAGGGGTCGTTTTTCGGATTTACCAATATGCACCTCAACCCCAG CTTTCAGGACAGAGCGCCAATCCAGGACTCCTCAAAGCAGAATTTCCCATG cttccaggaCTGAGCGCCAATCCAGAAGTCCTCAAGTCAGAAACCCACAAG cttccaggactgagcgccaatccaggactcctcaaagcagaatttcccaag CTTCCAGGACTGAGCGCCAATCCAGAAGTCCTCAAGTCAGAAACCCACAAG CTTCCAGGACTGAGCGCCAATCCATGACTCCTCAAAGCAGAATTTCCCAAG cttccaggaCTGAGCGCCAATCCAGAAGTCCTCAAGTCAGAAACCCACAAG cttccaggaCTGAGCGCCAATCCAGAAGTCCTCAAGTCAGAAACCCACAAG CTTCCAGGACTGAGCGCCAATCCAGGACTCCTCAAAGCAGAATTTCCCAAG cttccaggaCTGAGCGCCAATCCAGAAGTCCTCAAGTCAGAAACCCACAAG CTTCCAGGACTGAGCGCCAATCCATGACTCCTCAAAGCAGAATTTCCCAAG cttccaggaCTGAGCGCCAATCTGGAAGTCCTCAAGTCAGAAACCCACAAG aaaagaaAGACAGGTTTCCAATGACAGACAAAA GATTTCAAAAAAAGGTTTTGACACAACTTTTAGAAATAAAAGATGAACTGCGAAGAATAGGGAAAATTGTGGAACCAGAAACTGGGTTCCACATGTCAACCTTGGGCACTGAAGATGAGTTCGAGTACTTAGAGAGGCAGCTTGAAAGTGGGAATACACGGGCAGCAATG GTGACACAGTTGTGTAAAATTGGAGGAAAAAACTTCAAAGACAGTACAAGAAGAATGCTGGACAG TGTTTTAAAAAATTCCCTGATGTCTACATTCAACATGAAAGGAGGAGGTCCACTACAGAAGAAGTCCTTTCAATCAACTGCCTTATTCTCAGTCATCAGAG ACGCAGTGATGACTAGCTTTCCATCAGCTACGGAATTGGAAATAAAAACTGCAATTTCAAATCATTTCAAACAAGCACCAGGGAGGGCAGGGGGTGGGGGTTATGGGTCTAAAGTCAACAGTTAA
- the LOC128020204 gene encoding serine/arginine repetitive matrix protein 2 isoform X12 — MPDESKKTHDSSFLYLITVINKSLHLSNPQAIMSQGLRRAPKKKNYADYIQDISSSDYLIPSPPPPQNYRGICTFPEPPKKYDTASKPSTASVPKNKKGNKPMKRVHSKMDPAEIFSEDLFSTPPTTNPCAMSPLDDHEMSTQSSCQQTPQRLSPIIELSTPHSMDSTRIDTPKRTKQAFRGRFSDLPICTSTPAFRTERQSRTPQSRISHASRTERQSRSPQVRNPQASRTERQSMTPQSRISQASRTERQSRSPQVINPQASRTERQSRSPQVRNPQASRTERQSMTPQSRISQASRTERQSRSPQVRNPQASRTERQSRSPQVRNPQASRTERQSRSPQVRNPQASRTERQSRTPQSRISQASRTERQSRSPQVRNPQASRTERQSMTPQSRISQASRTERQSGSPQVRNPQEKKDRFPMTDKRFQKKVLTQLLEIKDELRRIGKIVEPETGFHMSTLGTEDEFEYLERQLESGNTRAAMVTQLCKIGGKNFKDSTRRMLDSVLKNSLMSTFNMKGGGPLQKKSFQSTALFSVIRDAVMTSFPSATELEIKTAISNHFKQAPGRAGGGGYGSKVNS, encoded by the exons ATGCCAGATGAATCTAAAAAAACTCATGACTCATCATTCTTGTATTTGATTACCGTTATTAATAAGTCTTTACATTTGTCCAATCCACAGGCCATTATGTCTCAAGGACTGAGGCGtgcaccaaaaaagaaaaattatgcaGACTACATCCAAG ATATCAGCTCATCAGACTACTTGAtcccatcaccaccaccaccacagaaCTACCGAGGta TTTGTACTTTCCCTGAGCCACCCAAAAAATATGATACGGCCTCCAAACCTAGCACTGCCTCAG TACCAAAAAATAAGAAGGGAAATAAGCCGATGAAGAGGGTCCATTCAAAAATGG ATCCAGCAGAAATCTTTTCTGAGGACCTTTTTTCAACTCCACCTACTACAAATCCTT GTGCTATGAGTCCATTGGATGACCACGAAATGTCTACACAATCAA gttgtCAACAAACTCCACAACGCCTCTCTCCAATTATTGAACTAA GCACTCCACACTCCATGGACTCAACTAGAATTGATACGCCAAAAA gGACTAAGCAGGCATTCAGGGGTCGTTTTTCGGATTTACCAATATGCACCTCAACCCCAG CTTTCAGGACAGAGCGCCAATCCAGGACTCCTCAAAGCAGAATTTCCCATG cttccaggaCTGAGCGCCAATCCAGAAGTCCTCAAGTCAGAAACCCACAAG cttccaggaCTGAGCGCCAATCCATGACTCCTCAAAGCAGAATTTCCCAAG cttccaggaCTGAGCGCCAATCCAGAAGTCCTCAAGTCATAAACCCACAAG CTTCCAGGACTGAGCGCCAATCCAGAAGTCCTCAAGTCAGAAACCCACAAG CTTCCAGGACTGAGCGCCAATCCATGACTCCTCAAAGCAGAATTTCCCAAG cttccaggaCTGAGCGCCAATCCAGAAGTCCTCAAGTCAGAAACCCACAAG cttccaggaCTGAGCGCCAATCCAGAAGTCCTCAAGTCAGAAACCCACAAG cttccaggaCTGAGCGCCAATCCAGAAGTCCTCAAGTCAGAAACCCACAAG CTTCCAGGACTGAGCGCCAATCCAGGACTCCTCAAAGCAGAATTTCCCAAG cttccaggaCTGAGCGCCAATCCAGAAGTCCTCAAGTCAGAAACCCACAAG CTTCCAGGACTGAGCGCCAATCCATGACTCCTCAAAGCAGAATTTCCCAAG cttccaggaCTGAGCGCCAATCTGGAAGTCCTCAAGTCAGAAACCCACAAG aaaagaaAGACAGGTTTCCAATGACAGACAAAA GATTTCAAAAAAAGGTTTTGACACAACTTTTAGAAATAAAAGATGAACTGCGAAGAATAGGGAAAATTGTGGAACCAGAAACTGGGTTCCACATGTCAACCTTGGGCACTGAAGATGAGTTCGAGTACTTAGAGAGGCAGCTTGAAAGTGGGAATACACGGGCAGCAATG GTGACACAGTTGTGTAAAATTGGAGGAAAAAACTTCAAAGACAGTACAAGAAGAATGCTGGACAG TGTTTTAAAAAATTCCCTGATGTCTACATTCAACATGAAAGGAGGAGGTCCACTACAGAAGAAGTCCTTTCAATCAACTGCCTTATTCTCAGTCATCAGAG ACGCAGTGATGACTAGCTTTCCATCAGCTACGGAATTGGAAATAAAAACTGCAATTTCAAATCATTTCAAACAAGCACCAGGGAGGGCAGGGGGTGGGGGTTATGGGTCTAAAGTCAACAGTTAA
- the LOC128020204 gene encoding serine/arginine repetitive matrix protein 2 isoform X4, with protein MPDESKKTHDSSFLYLITVINKSLHLSNPQAIMSQGLRRAPKKKNYADYIQDISSSDYLIPSPPPPQNYRGICTFPEPPKKYDTASKPSTASVPKNKKGNKPMKRVHSKMDPAEIFSEDLFSTPPTTNPCAMSPLDDHEMSTQSSCQQTPQRLSPIIELSTPHSMDSTRIDTPKRTKQAFRGRFSDLPICTSTPAFRTERQSRTPQSRISHASRTERQSRSPQVRNPQASRTERQSRTPQSRISQASRTERQSRSPQVINPQASRTERQSRSPQVINPQASRTERQSRSPQVRNPQASRTERQSMTPQSRISQASRTERQSRSPQVRNPQASRTERQSRSPQVRNPQASRTERQSRSPQVRNPQASRTERQSRTPQSRISQASRTERQSRSPQVRNPQASRTERQSMTPQSRISQASRTERQSGSPQVRNPQEKKDRFPMTDKRFQKKVLTQLLEIKDELRRIGKIVEPETGFHMSTLGTEDEFEYLERQLESGNTRAAMVTQLCKIGGKNFKDSTRRMLDSVLKNSLMSTFNMKGGGPLQKKSFQSTALFSVIRDAVMTSFPSATELEIKTAISNHFKQAPGRAGGGGYGSKVNS; from the exons ATGCCAGATGAATCTAAAAAAACTCATGACTCATCATTCTTGTATTTGATTACCGTTATTAATAAGTCTTTACATTTGTCCAATCCACAGGCCATTATGTCTCAAGGACTGAGGCGtgcaccaaaaaagaaaaattatgcaGACTACATCCAAG ATATCAGCTCATCAGACTACTTGAtcccatcaccaccaccaccacagaaCTACCGAGGta TTTGTACTTTCCCTGAGCCACCCAAAAAATATGATACGGCCTCCAAACCTAGCACTGCCTCAG TACCAAAAAATAAGAAGGGAAATAAGCCGATGAAGAGGGTCCATTCAAAAATGG ATCCAGCAGAAATCTTTTCTGAGGACCTTTTTTCAACTCCACCTACTACAAATCCTT GTGCTATGAGTCCATTGGATGACCACGAAATGTCTACACAATCAA gttgtCAACAAACTCCACAACGCCTCTCTCCAATTATTGAACTAA GCACTCCACACTCCATGGACTCAACTAGAATTGATACGCCAAAAA gGACTAAGCAGGCATTCAGGGGTCGTTTTTCGGATTTACCAATATGCACCTCAACCCCAG CTTTCAGGACAGAGCGCCAATCCAGGACTCCTCAAAGCAGAATTTCCCATG cttccaggaCTGAGCGCCAATCCAGAAGTCCTCAAGTCAGAAACCCACAAG cttccaggaCTGAGCGCCAATCCAGGACTCCTCAAAGCAGAATTTCCCAAG cttccaggaCTGAGCGCCAATCCAGAAGTCCTCAAGTCATAAACCCACAAG cttccaggaCTGAGCGCCAATCCAGAAGTCCTCAAGTCATAAACCCACAAG CTTCCAGGACTGAGCGCCAATCCAGAAGTCCTCAAGTCAGAAACCCACAAG CTTCCAGGACTGAGCGCCAATCCATGACTCCTCAAAGCAGAATTTCCCAAG cttccaggaCTGAGCGCCAATCCAGAAGTCCTCAAGTCAGAAACCCACAAG cttccaggaCTGAGCGCCAATCCAGAAGTCCTCAAGTCAGAAACCCACAAG cttccaggaCTGAGCGCCAATCCAGAAGTCCTCAAGTCAGAAACCCACAAG CTTCCAGGACTGAGCGCCAATCCAGGACTCCTCAAAGCAGAATTTCCCAAG cttccaggaCTGAGCGCCAATCCAGAAGTCCTCAAGTCAGAAACCCACAAG CTTCCAGGACTGAGCGCCAATCCATGACTCCTCAAAGCAGAATTTCCCAAG cttccaggaCTGAGCGCCAATCTGGAAGTCCTCAAGTCAGAAACCCACAAG aaaagaaAGACAGGTTTCCAATGACAGACAAAA GATTTCAAAAAAAGGTTTTGACACAACTTTTAGAAATAAAAGATGAACTGCGAAGAATAGGGAAAATTGTGGAACCAGAAACTGGGTTCCACATGTCAACCTTGGGCACTGAAGATGAGTTCGAGTACTTAGAGAGGCAGCTTGAAAGTGGGAATACACGGGCAGCAATG GTGACACAGTTGTGTAAAATTGGAGGAAAAAACTTCAAAGACAGTACAAGAAGAATGCTGGACAG TGTTTTAAAAAATTCCCTGATGTCTACATTCAACATGAAAGGAGGAGGTCCACTACAGAAGAAGTCCTTTCAATCAACTGCCTTATTCTCAGTCATCAGAG ACGCAGTGATGACTAGCTTTCCATCAGCTACGGAATTGGAAATAAAAACTGCAATTTCAAATCATTTCAAACAAGCACCAGGGAGGGCAGGGGGTGGGGGTTATGGGTCTAAAGTCAACAGTTAA
- the LOC128020204 gene encoding TRIO and F-actin-binding protein isoform X8 gives MPDESKKTHDSSFLYLITVINKSLHLSNPQAIMSQGLRRAPKKKNYADYIQDISSSDYLIPSPPPPQNYRVCTFPEPPKKYDTASKPSTASVPKNKKGNKPMKRVHSKMDPAEIFSEDLFSTPPTTNPCAMSPLDDHEMSTQSSCQQTPQRLSPIIELSTPHSMDSTRIDTPKRTKQAFRGRFSDLPICTSTPAFRTERQSRTPQSRISHASRTERQSRSPQVRNPQASRTERQSRTPQSRISQASRTERQSRSPQVINPQASRTERQSRSPQVINPQASRTERQSRSPQVRNPQASRTERQSMTPQSRISQASRTERQSRSPQVRNPQASRTERQSRSPQVRNPQASRTERQSRSPQVRNPQASRTERQSRTPQSRISQASRTERQSRSPQVRNPQASRTERQSMTPQSRISQASRTERQSGSPQVRNPQEKKDRFPMTDKRFQKKVLTQLLEIKDELRRIGKIVEPETGFHMSTLGTEDEFEYLERQLESGNTRAAMVTQLCKIGGKNFKDSTRRMLDSVLKNSLMSTFNMKGGGPLQKKSFQSTALFSVIRDAVMTSFPSATELEIKTAISNHFKQAPGRAGGGGYGSKVNS, from the exons ATGCCAGATGAATCTAAAAAAACTCATGACTCATCATTCTTGTATTTGATTACCGTTATTAATAAGTCTTTACATTTGTCCAATCCACAGGCCATTATGTCTCAAGGACTGAGGCGtgcaccaaaaaagaaaaattatgcaGACTACATCCAAG ATATCAGCTCATCAGACTACTTGAtcccatcaccaccaccaccacagaaCTACCGAG TTTGTACTTTCCCTGAGCCACCCAAAAAATATGATACGGCCTCCAAACCTAGCACTGCCTCAG TACCAAAAAATAAGAAGGGAAATAAGCCGATGAAGAGGGTCCATTCAAAAATGG ATCCAGCAGAAATCTTTTCTGAGGACCTTTTTTCAACTCCACCTACTACAAATCCTT GTGCTATGAGTCCATTGGATGACCACGAAATGTCTACACAATCAA gttgtCAACAAACTCCACAACGCCTCTCTCCAATTATTGAACTAA GCACTCCACACTCCATGGACTCAACTAGAATTGATACGCCAAAAA gGACTAAGCAGGCATTCAGGGGTCGTTTTTCGGATTTACCAATATGCACCTCAACCCCAG CTTTCAGGACAGAGCGCCAATCCAGGACTCCTCAAAGCAGAATTTCCCATG cttccaggaCTGAGCGCCAATCCAGAAGTCCTCAAGTCAGAAACCCACAAG cttccaggaCTGAGCGCCAATCCAGGACTCCTCAAAGCAGAATTTCCCAAG cttccaggaCTGAGCGCCAATCCAGAAGTCCTCAAGTCATAAACCCACAAG cttccaggaCTGAGCGCCAATCCAGAAGTCCTCAAGTCATAAACCCACAAG CTTCCAGGACTGAGCGCCAATCCAGAAGTCCTCAAGTCAGAAACCCACAAG CTTCCAGGACTGAGCGCCAATCCATGACTCCTCAAAGCAGAATTTCCCAAG cttccaggaCTGAGCGCCAATCCAGAAGTCCTCAAGTCAGAAACCCACAAG cttccaggaCTGAGCGCCAATCCAGAAGTCCTCAAGTCAGAAACCCACAAG cttccaggaCTGAGCGCCAATCCAGAAGTCCTCAAGTCAGAAACCCACAAG CTTCCAGGACTGAGCGCCAATCCAGGACTCCTCAAAGCAGAATTTCCCAAG cttccaggaCTGAGCGCCAATCCAGAAGTCCTCAAGTCAGAAACCCACAAG CTTCCAGGACTGAGCGCCAATCCATGACTCCTCAAAGCAGAATTTCCCAAG cttccaggaCTGAGCGCCAATCTGGAAGTCCTCAAGTCAGAAACCCACAAG aaaagaaAGACAGGTTTCCAATGACAGACAAAA GATTTCAAAAAAAGGTTTTGACACAACTTTTAGAAATAAAAGATGAACTGCGAAGAATAGGGAAAATTGTGGAACCAGAAACTGGGTTCCACATGTCAACCTTGGGCACTGAAGATGAGTTCGAGTACTTAGAGAGGCAGCTTGAAAGTGGGAATACACGGGCAGCAATG GTGACACAGTTGTGTAAAATTGGAGGAAAAAACTTCAAAGACAGTACAAGAAGAATGCTGGACAG TGTTTTAAAAAATTCCCTGATGTCTACATTCAACATGAAAGGAGGAGGTCCACTACAGAAGAAGTCCTTTCAATCAACTGCCTTATTCTCAGTCATCAGAG ACGCAGTGATGACTAGCTTTCCATCAGCTACGGAATTGGAAATAAAAACTGCAATTTCAAATCATTTCAAACAAGCACCAGGGAGGGCAGGGGGTGGGGGTTATGGGTCTAAAGTCAACAGTTAA